A single genomic interval of Aegicerativicinus sediminis harbors:
- a CDS encoding glutamine--tRNA ligase/YqeY domain fusion protein: MKNETKSLNFLEHIIEEDIANGLPVEKLKFRFPPEPNGYLHIGHTKAIGISFGLGLRYNAPVNLRFDDTNPAKEEQEYVDAIKRDIKWLGYSWAEELYSSDYFQQLYDWAVQMIKEGKAYVDSQSSEAMAEQKGTPTQSGVNSPFRDRSVDENLELFLGMKNGEYPEGSHVLRAKIDMSHPNMLMRDPIMYRIVNKAHHRTGNDWCIYPMYDWTHGESDYIEQISHSLCSLEFKPHRELYDWFKEIVYDYQKEELPLQPKQREFARLNLSYTIMSKRKLLKLVQEGYVSGWDDPRMPTISGLRRRGYTPEAIREFVNRVGVAKRDNVIDVSLLEFCIREDLNQRAPRVMAVVDPIKLIIDNYPNDKEEWLEAENNPEDESAGSRKVPFSKILFIEKEDFMESANSKYFRLTLGKEVRLKNAYIIKGESVEKDENGNITVIHCSYDPDSLSGSGTEASLRKVKGTLHWVSSQHALEAEVREYDRLFMDEAPDSHPEKDFLEFLNPESLVIKQAYVEPSLTSAEVGHRYQFQRLGYFCVDPESSYEKLIFNKTVGLRDTWAKLQPKQEHVKKEPKKPQPVQQRPPIEIIKQIGKKFTNYPEEKQLKLKSEILELAKGVNYSDLEPLFNTSAKKVGTRAAVVLALGVVLQNGMKLTSEGIDFLQQCAQDSSKILSTEASVILKGQGLS; the protein is encoded by the coding sequence ATGAAAAACGAAACAAAATCCTTAAATTTTCTAGAGCATATAATAGAGGAAGATATTGCTAATGGCCTTCCTGTTGAAAAATTGAAATTTCGGTTTCCTCCAGAACCTAATGGGTATCTGCACATTGGGCACACTAAGGCAATTGGAATAAGTTTTGGTTTAGGTCTTAGGTATAACGCTCCCGTTAATTTAAGGTTTGATGACACTAACCCAGCAAAGGAGGAACAAGAATATGTTGATGCAATTAAGCGGGACATTAAGTGGTTGGGTTATTCGTGGGCCGAGGAATTATATTCTTCAGACTATTTCCAACAATTGTACGATTGGGCCGTACAGATGATCAAGGAGGGAAAGGCATATGTGGATTCTCAATCTTCAGAAGCCATGGCGGAACAAAAGGGAACACCTACCCAATCAGGAGTAAACAGTCCTTTTAGAGATAGAAGTGTTGATGAAAATCTGGAACTTTTCTTAGGCATGAAAAATGGCGAGTATCCAGAGGGCAGCCATGTGCTGCGCGCCAAAATAGATATGTCTCATCCAAATATGTTGATGCGCGATCCTATAATGTATAGGATAGTGAATAAAGCGCATCATAGAACCGGGAATGATTGGTGTATATACCCTATGTACGATTGGACGCACGGAGAAAGCGATTATATTGAACAGATATCTCATTCTCTTTGTTCGTTAGAATTTAAACCTCACCGTGAATTATATGATTGGTTTAAAGAGATTGTTTACGATTATCAAAAGGAAGAATTACCGCTACAACCAAAACAGCGTGAATTTGCACGACTTAATTTAAGCTATACCATAATGAGTAAGCGGAAGTTGCTCAAATTGGTTCAAGAGGGTTATGTTAGTGGCTGGGATGACCCCAGAATGCCTACAATTTCTGGTCTGAGAAGACGAGGTTACACACCAGAAGCCATAAGGGAATTTGTAAATAGGGTAGGTGTAGCTAAACGAGATAATGTCATCGATGTTTCGCTGCTGGAATTTTGTATAAGAGAAGATCTTAATCAACGGGCCCCTCGTGTTATGGCTGTTGTTGACCCCATTAAATTAATTATCGATAATTATCCGAACGATAAGGAAGAGTGGCTAGAAGCAGAAAATAATCCGGAGGATGAATCTGCGGGCTCTCGTAAAGTTCCATTTTCCAAGATTTTGTTTATAGAAAAAGAGGACTTTATGGAAAGTGCTAATAGTAAATATTTTAGGCTCACCTTGGGTAAAGAAGTCCGTTTAAAGAATGCATATATTATTAAAGGAGAATCGGTAGAGAAGGATGAAAATGGAAATATCACGGTTATTCATTGTAGCTACGATCCCGATAGTTTAAGCGGAAGCGGTACTGAGGCTAGTTTAAGAAAGGTGAAGGGCACTTTACATTGGGTTTCTTCTCAACATGCTTTAGAGGCTGAGGTTCGAGAATACGATAGACTATTCATGGACGAGGCTCCAGACAGCCATCCCGAAAAAGACTTTTTAGAATTTTTGAATCCAGAGTCCTTAGTTATTAAACAGGCCTATGTTGAGCCTTCACTTACATCTGCGGAGGTAGGGCATAGGTACCAATTTCAAAGGTTAGGGTATTTCTGTGTTGATCCAGAGAGTTCTTACGAAAAATTAATATTCAATAAAACAGTTGGCTTGCGTGACACATGGGCAAAATTGCAGCCAAAGCAAGAACATGTAAAAAAAGAACCTAAAAAACCTCAGCCAGTTCAGCAACGCCCTCCTATTGAAATTATTAAACAAATAGGTAAAAAGTTTACGAATTATCCTGAAGAAAAACAGTTAAAGTTAAAATCAGAGATTTTAGAATTAGCAAAAGGTGTAAATTATTCAGACCTAGAACCACTCTTTAATACTTCTGCCAAAAAGGTTGGTACCAGAGCGGCAGTGGTCTTGGCCTTAGGGGTTGTTTTGCAGAATGGGATGAAATTAACATCAGAAGGTATTGACTTTCTTCAACAATGCGCCCAAGACAGCTCTAAGATTTTATCTACGGAGGCATCAGTTATCCTAAAAGGTCAGGGTTTAAGTTAG
- a CDS encoding DUF1761 domain-containing protein has translation MEFNVLAILVAALSTLVVGFIWYNPKVFGTAWMHAAGLTEDQLKGANMAKIFGLALLFAIMLSFSLYALVVHQSGVVSLVNGDVENAKPSFDAFMTDYGTAFRTFKHGALHGFLAGLFIALPIIGTNALFERKSSKYILINAGFWTVCLTVMGAIICGWV, from the coding sequence ATGGAATTTAACGTTTTGGCCATTTTGGTCGCGGCATTATCTACTCTAGTGGTAGGTTTTATTTGGTATAACCCGAAGGTTTTTGGTACTGCATGGATGCATGCAGCAGGACTTACTGAAGATCAATTAAAAGGCGCAAATATGGCTAAGATATTTGGCCTTGCTCTCTTATTTGCGATCATGCTGTCTTTTTCACTATATGCCTTGGTGGTTCATCAATCTGGGGTTGTCAGCTTGGTAAATGGAGATGTTGAAAACGCCAAACCCTCCTTCGATGCGTTCATGACAGATTATGGAACTGCATTTCGCACTTTTAAACATGGGGCTTTACATGGGTTTTTGGCTGGATTATTTATCGCTTTGCCAATAATCGGTACCAATGCTTTATTCGAAAGGAAAAGTTCAAAATATATCCTAATTAATGCAGGATTTTGGACCGTATGCCTTACCGTTATGGGGGCAATTATCTGTGGCTGGGTTTAA
- a CDS encoding GNAT family N-acetyltransferase — translation MLHSELLSTAHEIPEGWDDIGNDNLLKKEFLIALEQGSPGNIHNYYLAVFKDGKIVGRALFQHVKLNVGNMLRYWPDNRFVIKIKSTLSCLLKGHILVCGNLTHTGQHLFDYDKSKISPSDWSNILKKSVDRHIAELRARGIKIQMVLLKDFNDSFNGLDFSILDKEWCGYKAYVQPSMELLIPSNWTEHSSYTGVLTKKYRRRYLTARRKIKDLKLKELDLASLRREQDILHSLYLNVSNNAKFNTFVLPSDHFVRYKDKLGDNFKVFGYYEDGKLIGFYTLILNGDILETYFLGYNSECLKERQLYLNMLYGMLEYAIDNKFQKVVYARTALEIKSSVGAEAKPMFMYIFHTNRLWNIALKPIFNWLNPEENWIPRNPFRQDFT, via the coding sequence TTGTTACATTCTGAACTTTTATCAACAGCTCATGAAATTCCCGAAGGTTGGGATGATATAGGGAATGATAATCTTCTGAAAAAAGAATTCCTAATAGCGCTAGAACAAGGATCCCCGGGCAATATCCATAATTATTATCTAGCAGTTTTTAAAGATGGAAAAATAGTTGGCAGAGCCCTTTTTCAGCATGTAAAACTAAATGTCGGCAATATGTTGAGGTATTGGCCTGATAACCGATTTGTAATCAAGATAAAATCAACCCTATCATGCCTTTTAAAGGGACATATTTTGGTCTGTGGAAATTTGACACATACTGGACAGCATTTATTTGATTATGATAAGAGTAAAATATCACCATCAGATTGGTCTAATATCCTAAAAAAATCTGTTGATAGGCATATCGCTGAACTGCGGGCACGGGGCATTAAAATTCAAATGGTTCTATTAAAAGATTTTAACGATTCATTTAATGGATTAGATTTCAGTATTCTTGACAAAGAGTGGTGTGGTTATAAAGCCTATGTTCAGCCAAGCATGGAGCTTCTAATCCCTTCCAATTGGACGGAACATTCGTCCTACACAGGCGTATTGACTAAAAAATATAGGCGACGTTATTTAACGGCGAGGAGGAAAATCAAGGATTTAAAACTTAAAGAGCTTGATTTAGCCTCTCTAAGAAGGGAACAAGATATTTTGCATTCACTTTATCTCAATGTTTCAAATAATGCAAAATTCAACACTTTTGTGCTTCCATCCGACCATTTTGTTAGATATAAAGACAAACTGGGAGATAATTTTAAGGTTTTCGGTTATTATGAGGACGGTAAATTAATAGGTTTTTATACCCTTATCCTTAATGGTGATATACTAGAGACCTATTTTTTGGGTTATAATTCGGAATGTTTAAAAGAGCGTCAACTTTATCTAAATATGTTGTACGGCATGCTAGAATATGCTATTGATAATAAATTCCAAAAAGTTGTCTATGCGCGAACCGCATTGGAAATCAAGAGTTCAGTAGGAGCGGAGGCTAAGCCGATGTTCATGTATATCTTTCATACTAATAGGTTATGGAATATAGCTTTAAAACCAATATTTAATTGGCTTAATCCGGAGGAAAACTGGATTCCGAGAAATCCTTTCAGACAGGATTTTACTTGA
- a CDS encoding SPFH domain-containing protein, with protein MGSYILIPILFIGLIILLSSFFIVRQQTSAIIERFGRFQAIKPSGLQMKIPIIDRVAGRLSLKIQQLDVIVETKTKDDVFVRLKVSVQFVVIKTKVYDAFYKLDYPHDQITSYVFDVVRAEVPKMKLDDVFLKKDDIAIAVKSELNDAMLEYGFDIIKTLVTDIDPDAQVKTAMNRINAAEREKIAAQYEGDAQRILIVEKAKAEAESKRLQGQGIADQRREIARGLEESVEVLNRVGINSQEASALIVVTQHYDTLQSIGEETNSNLILLPNSPQAGSDMLNNMVASFAASNQIGEAMKRARENKES; from the coding sequence ATGGGCTCTTACATTTTAATTCCGATCCTGTTTATTGGTCTTATCATCCTTCTTTCTTCTTTCTTTATTGTGAGGCAGCAAACTTCAGCAATAATTGAACGTTTCGGTAGGTTTCAGGCAATTAAGCCATCTGGCCTGCAAATGAAAATTCCAATTATTGATCGCGTGGCTGGAAGACTAAGTCTTAAAATACAGCAATTGGATGTTATTGTGGAAACCAAAACAAAGGACGATGTTTTTGTGCGTCTAAAAGTTTCTGTTCAATTCGTTGTCATTAAAACAAAGGTTTATGACGCCTTTTACAAACTCGATTATCCCCATGATCAAATAACAAGTTATGTTTTCGACGTTGTGCGTGCTGAAGTGCCAAAAATGAAATTGGACGATGTGTTCTTAAAGAAAGACGACATAGCTATTGCGGTAAAATCTGAATTGAATGACGCCATGCTGGAATATGGCTTCGACATAATTAAAACTCTCGTTACAGATATAGATCCTGATGCTCAGGTAAAAACAGCTATGAACCGTATTAACGCAGCAGAACGCGAAAAAATCGCTGCACAATATGAAGGAGACGCTCAACGAATATTAATTGTTGAAAAAGCTAAGGCCGAGGCAGAAAGTAAGCGTTTACAAGGTCAAGGTATAGCCGACCAAAGACGTGAAATTGCACGCGGCCTGGAAGAGTCCGTAGAGGTTTTGAATAGAGTTGGTATCAATTCACAAGAAGCATCTGCGCTTATAGTTGTTACCCAGCATTATGACACCCTGCAGTCGATAGGTGAAGAAACAAACAGCAATTTAATCTTGTTGCCAAACTCTCCTCAAGCAGGGAGCGATATGCTAAACAATATGGTTGCAAGCTTTGCGGCAAGTAATCAAATTGGGGAAGCAATGAAGCGTGCCCGTGAGAATAAAGAATCTTAA
- the gltX gene encoding glutamate--tRNA ligase, whose amino-acid sequence METKVRVRFAPSPTGPLHIGGVRTALFNFLFAKKHGGDFVLRIEDTDQNRYVEGAEDYIVESLNWCGIPFDEGPGKERENGPYRQSERKAVYRKYAEKLVENGYAYYAFDTAETLDFHRKDHEAKGKTFIYNWHNRLKLKNSLSLSKEEVEQLIQNGDEYVIRFKSPENETILLNDLVRGEITIDTSILDDKVLFKSDGMPTYHLANIVDDHLMEITHVIRGEEWLPSLALHYMLYRSFGWEAPIFAHLPLILKPSGKGKLSKRDGDALGFPVFPLEWRDPKNGDIAKGFREEGYLPEALINFLAFLGWNPGTEQEIFSIDELVEAFSFDKVNKAGSRFDPDKVKWFNHHYIQNSTDVQLAKILQSSRAELKEMDPQYIELVAGLVKERANLTSDLWDLTRYFFKAPRDYDETAIKKAIKDDTATILSKVRDIVVHLHEFTKDNIESQVKEWIKTEGLGFGKVMMPLRVALVGSLQGIDVFEIMFLIGKNESVSRIEKLIQSI is encoded by the coding sequence ATGGAAACTAAAGTTAGGGTTCGCTTTGCACCTAGCCCAACTGGGCCTTTGCATATAGGAGGGGTTAGGACCGCTCTTTTCAATTTTTTATTTGCGAAAAAACACGGTGGTGACTTTGTATTAAGAATAGAAGATACAGATCAGAATCGCTATGTAGAAGGAGCTGAGGATTACATTGTAGAATCTTTAAATTGGTGTGGTATTCCATTTGATGAAGGTCCCGGTAAAGAAAGAGAAAATGGGCCTTACCGACAAAGTGAACGCAAGGCAGTCTATAGGAAATATGCTGAAAAATTGGTAGAGAATGGATATGCATATTATGCCTTTGATACAGCTGAAACGTTAGATTTTCACAGAAAAGACCATGAAGCTAAAGGAAAAACATTTATCTATAATTGGCACAATCGATTGAAGCTAAAAAATAGCCTTTCCCTTTCAAAAGAAGAAGTTGAGCAACTAATACAAAACGGGGATGAATATGTAATCCGCTTTAAATCTCCAGAGAATGAAACCATTCTTTTAAATGATTTGGTCCGTGGAGAAATTACCATAGATACTAGTATTTTAGATGACAAGGTATTGTTTAAAAGCGATGGTATGCCAACCTACCATTTAGCCAATATTGTCGATGACCACCTAATGGAAATTACCCATGTAATCCGGGGCGAAGAATGGTTGCCTTCACTAGCCTTACACTATATGTTATATCGATCCTTCGGATGGGAAGCGCCAATTTTTGCCCATCTTCCCCTCATACTTAAACCGTCCGGCAAAGGAAAATTGAGTAAGCGAGATGGCGATGCTTTAGGTTTTCCCGTTTTTCCGTTGGAATGGAGGGATCCAAAAAATGGAGATATTGCCAAGGGTTTCAGAGAAGAAGGTTATCTGCCAGAAGCACTAATTAACTTCTTGGCCTTCTTAGGATGGAATCCTGGCACGGAACAGGAAATTTTCTCTATAGATGAATTAGTTGAAGCATTTAGTTTCGATAAAGTAAACAAGGCAGGTTCTCGGTTTGACCCAGATAAAGTAAAATGGTTTAACCACCATTACATTCAAAATAGTACAGATGTTCAATTAGCAAAAATTTTACAATCTAGCAGAGCTGAACTAAAAGAGATGGATCCTCAATATATCGAGTTAGTAGCTGGCCTTGTTAAGGAGCGTGCAAATCTAACTTCAGATTTATGGGACCTTACCCGGTATTTTTTTAAGGCTCCCAGGGATTATGATGAAACCGCCATAAAAAAGGCTATAAAGGATGACACCGCCACCATACTTTCAAAGGTAAGAGATATCGTGGTTCATCTGCATGAATTTACTAAAGACAATATAGAATCTCAGGTAAAAGAATGGATTAAAACGGAAGGCCTTGGTTTTGGAAAGGTAATGATGCCTTTAAGAGTGGCATTAGTTGGTTCCCTGCAAGGAATAGATGTGTTTGAGATTATGTTTTTAATAGGTAAAAACGAGTCAGTCTCACGTATTGAAAAGCTAATCCAATCTATCTAA
- a CDS encoding DUF4175 family protein, translating into MKKGIDYETASKIIGRHFPEVNDKLLNVLQLKHQSSTSELLMASIEQKSADLQPVPFKFAVNFKNNLKYLKYAAIPLVIILVSWVSGKINWFGESYKRVVNYQTSYEPPAPFQFYVLNEDLTAIENEEFTLRISAAGNVVPDNAQINYDGQTYFLQNLQPGQFQYNFPRLKEGVSFNLMANGITSKDYEIVVLKVPSMVNFEMVLDYPSYTRKKDETIKGSGNATVPEGTSIKWKIITESTTDVRFYAQDSAFFQKEEDAFIYDKSIFNSINYSISSSNEDLKDYEQLEFAISVVKDQYPELIVKSERDSVNQRTLYFLGQASDDYGISKLQLVYYPENHEDRVKNIDLIVSNSNFSEFSAVFPANLDLEDGVNYNLYLQLFDNDPFHGNKSVKSTVFSYRKLTKDEENEFNLNQQKETIQELNDSFDKLNDQDKRLEELSKTQKEKEQLNFNDRKNFESFFKRQKEQEQLMQNFNKQLKENIQDFENDKTNDQFKEDLLKRLEENEEQLQEDEKLLEELEKLQEKIQKEDFSQKLEELAKQNKNKKRSLEQILELTKRYFVSAKAAKIQSELEQLSKDQIDLSNKDLKENTKEKQDELNDRFDSLDEQLEELNKDNKALKKPMDLPDDPKESESIQKDQREASQNLGKDNSSGNEGEDSQQGQEQQKKAEQKQKSAGDKIKMLSEKLQQMAAAGGQEQLAEDVEMLRQILDNLVLFSFDEEGLMKQFRKINVDHNNYGKFLRSQNELREHFEHIDDSLFALSLRQPMISEQVNKQITNVFFNIDKSLSLLSENQLYQGVAAQQYVVTATNELANFLSDALDNMEQQMSSGSGQGSSSEMQLPDIIMSQEELNRQMQEGMKEGEQNEKLGEKGEKGEEGDKEGEQKGENNGDGNEGDEDGENGDGDQQNEIMSEKLFEIYQRQQELRNLLEDKLKQNEGDPQLSKLVKDMERVELELINKGFTNQTLQRMLDLKHQLLKLDNATFLQEQDDQRKSKTNDKDFELGPNLSLPDAKKYFNSIEILNRQALPLQPVYKKKVQEYFRKDNDQF; encoded by the coding sequence TTGAAAAAGGGCATTGATTATGAAACAGCTTCCAAGATTATTGGACGCCATTTCCCAGAAGTTAATGATAAGCTTTTAAACGTACTGCAGCTAAAACACCAATCCTCAACTTCGGAATTATTGATGGCAAGTATTGAGCAGAAATCTGCCGATTTGCAACCTGTTCCCTTTAAGTTTGCGGTTAATTTCAAAAACAACTTAAAATACTTGAAGTATGCTGCAATACCCTTGGTTATTATATTGGTTTCTTGGGTTTCCGGCAAGATAAATTGGTTTGGCGAAAGCTATAAGCGAGTTGTTAATTACCAAACCTCTTACGAGCCTCCAGCGCCATTTCAGTTTTATGTCTTAAACGAGGATTTAACCGCTATTGAAAACGAAGAATTTACTCTTAGGATTTCTGCTGCCGGGAATGTTGTTCCTGACAATGCCCAAATAAATTATGATGGTCAAACCTATTTTCTTCAGAATTTACAACCAGGTCAGTTTCAATACAATTTTCCTAGATTAAAGGAGGGTGTGTCTTTCAATTTAATGGCTAACGGTATTACCTCTAAAGACTATGAGATTGTTGTTTTAAAAGTTCCCTCAATGGTAAATTTTGAAATGGTTTTAGATTACCCCTCGTATACCCGTAAGAAAGATGAGACAATTAAAGGTTCAGGAAATGCAACAGTTCCTGAGGGCACTTCTATTAAATGGAAGATCATAACAGAGTCGACCACCGATGTGCGGTTCTATGCTCAAGATTCCGCTTTTTTTCAAAAAGAGGAGGATGCTTTTATTTATGATAAATCGATATTTAATAGCATTAATTATAGCATAAGTTCAAGCAATGAAGATTTAAAGGATTATGAACAGTTAGAATTTGCTATATCCGTGGTTAAGGATCAGTATCCGGAGTTGATTGTTAAATCTGAACGTGATTCTGTAAATCAAAGGACGCTTTATTTTTTAGGACAGGCGAGCGATGATTATGGAATATCTAAACTTCAATTGGTTTATTATCCTGAAAACCATGAAGATAGGGTAAAAAATATAGATTTGATTGTTTCCAATTCCAATTTCTCTGAATTTTCTGCTGTGTTCCCCGCAAATTTAGATTTGGAAGATGGGGTTAATTACAATCTTTATTTACAGTTGTTCGACAACGACCCCTTTCATGGTAATAAAAGTGTAAAAAGCACGGTCTTTAGTTATAGAAAATTAACCAAGGATGAGGAGAATGAATTTAATCTTAATCAACAAAAGGAAACAATACAGGAGCTGAATGATTCTTTTGACAAATTAAACGATCAGGATAAAAGGCTTGAAGAATTGTCTAAAACCCAGAAGGAAAAGGAGCAACTTAACTTCAATGACCGTAAGAATTTTGAAAGTTTTTTTAAGAGACAAAAGGAGCAGGAACAGTTAATGCAAAACTTCAACAAGCAATTAAAAGAAAACATTCAAGATTTTGAGAATGATAAAACTAATGATCAATTTAAAGAAGATCTTTTAAAGCGCCTTGAAGAAAATGAGGAGCAGCTTCAGGAGGATGAGAAACTTCTTGAAGAGTTAGAAAAATTACAGGAGAAAATCCAAAAAGAAGATTTTTCTCAAAAGCTTGAGGAATTAGCCAAACAAAACAAGAACAAGAAGAGGAGTCTTGAGCAAATTTTAGAGCTTACAAAACGCTATTTTGTTTCAGCTAAAGCGGCAAAAATTCAGTCGGAACTAGAACAGCTGTCTAAGGATCAAATAGATCTTTCCAATAAAGATTTAAAGGAAAATACCAAAGAGAAACAAGACGAGTTAAATGATAGATTTGATAGTCTTGATGAACAATTAGAGGAACTTAATAAAGACAATAAAGCGTTAAAGAAACCGATGGATCTGCCGGATGATCCGAAGGAATCTGAGAGTATTCAAAAAGACCAAAGGGAAGCCTCTCAGAATCTTGGTAAGGACAATTCGTCTGGGAACGAGGGTGAGGACTCCCAGCAAGGGCAAGAACAACAGAAGAAGGCTGAGCAGAAACAAAAATCAGCAGGGGATAAAATTAAAATGTTAAGCGAAAAGCTCCAGCAAATGGCTGCAGCCGGAGGGCAGGAGCAACTGGCCGAAGATGTAGAAATGCTCCGACAGATTCTTGATAATCTTGTGCTATTCTCTTTTGATGAAGAGGGGTTAATGAAACAGTTTAGAAAAATAAATGTTGATCATAACAATTACGGGAAATTCTTGCGTTCCCAAAATGAATTACGCGAGCATTTTGAACATATTGATGACAGCTTGTTTGCACTGTCTTTGAGACAACCAATGATCTCAGAACAAGTAAATAAACAAATTACCAATGTGTTTTTTAATATTGACAAATCTTTGTCACTTCTCTCAGAAAATCAGCTTTATCAAGGTGTTGCTGCGCAACAATATGTGGTGACAGCAACCAATGAATTGGCAAATTTTTTAAGTGATGCGTTAGACAATATGGAACAACAAATGAGTTCTGGCTCTGGGCAAGGTTCCTCTAGTGAAATGCAATTGCCTGACATTATTATGAGTCAAGAAGAATTGAACCGTCAAATGCAGGAGGGGATGAAGGAAGGCGAACAGAATGAGAAATTGGGAGAAAAGGGAGAAAAGGGCGAAGAAGGGGATAAAGAAGGTGAACAAAAAGGGGAAAATAATGGTGATGGAAATGAAGGAGATGAGGATGGGGAAAATGGGGATGGCGATCAGCAAAATGAAATCATGAGTGAAAAGTTGTTTGAAATTTACCAACGCCAACAAGAGTTGCGAAATCTTTTGGAAGATAAGTTGAAACAAAATGAAGGTGATCCGCAGTTAAGTAAATTGGTTAAGGATATGGAGAGGGTTGAATTGGAACTTATCAATAAGGGGTTTACTAATCAGACCCTTCAAAGAATGTTAGATTTAAAACACCAATTGTTAAAGTTGGATAACGCCACTTTTCTTCAAGAACAAGATGATCAGCGAAAATCTAAAACTAATGATAAAGATTTTGAATTGGGCCCTAACTTGTCGCTCCCAGATGCTAAGAAGTATTTTAATTCTATTGAAATATTGAATAGGCAGGCCTTACCTTTGCAACCGGTTTATAAGAAGAAGGTTCAAGAATATTTTCGAAAAGACAATGATCAGTTTTAA
- the ybeY gene encoding rRNA maturation RNase YbeY, with product MISFNYQTDFELNNEKAYSKWISNVIQNENASEGDINYIFCTDDYLLKINQDYLQHDTYTDIISFDYSVGKELHGDIYISVDRVKENSLLYGESFHSELKRVMVHGVLHYCGYKDKSPEDVSLMRGKEELYMASFSEV from the coding sequence ATGATCAGTTTTAACTACCAAACCGATTTTGAATTGAATAATGAGAAGGCTTATTCAAAATGGATAAGTAATGTAATTCAAAATGAAAACGCTAGTGAAGGAGACATTAATTATATCTTTTGTACAGATGATTACCTTCTAAAAATTAATCAAGATTATTTGCAACATGATACTTATACCGACATTATTAGTTTTGATTATTCTGTAGGAAAAGAATTACATGGAGATATTTACATATCAGTTGATAGGGTTAAAGAAAACTCTTTGCTTTATGGTGAATCTTTCCATTCTGAACTTAAAAGAGTAATGGTCCATGGTGTGCTTCATTATTGTGGTTACAAGGATAAAAGCCCTGAAGATGTTTCTTTAATGCGCGGCAAAGAGGAACTCTATATGGCATCGTTTTCAGAAGTTTAG